One Glycine max cultivar Williams 82 chromosome 4, Glycine_max_v4.0, whole genome shotgun sequence DNA segment encodes these proteins:
- the LOC100811647 gene encoding HVA22-like protein a codes for MGAGSFLKVVLKNFDVLAGPLLSLAYPLYASVRAIESKSPVDDQQWLTYWVLYSLITLFELTFAKVIEWIPIWPYAKLILTSWLVIPYFSGAAYVYEHYVRPFFVNPQNVNIWYVPSKKDSSGKPEDVLTAAEKYIEEHGTEAFENLLSKAGKSRKSGRHAN; via the exons ATGGGAGCTGGAAGTTTCCTCAAGGTGGTTCTAAAAAATTTTGATGTTCTCGCTGG GCCTTTGCTTAGTCTTGCCTATCCTCT ATATGCCTCGGTTAGGGCAATTGAGAGCAAGTCTCCTGTTGATGACCAGCAATGGCTCACTTATTGGGTTCTCTACTCCTTGATCACCCTCTTTGAACTTACTTTTGCCAAAGTTATTGAATG GATTCCCATCTGGCCATATGCAAAGCTGATCCTTACCAGCTGGTTGGTCATTCCTTACTTCAGCGGCGCGGCCTACGTTTATGAGCACTATGTGAGACCTTTCTTTGTCAATCCTCAGAACGTTAACATCTGGTATGTCCCTAGCAAAAAGGACTCCTCGGGCAAGCCAGAGGACGTTCTCACTGCCGCGGAGAAGTACATTGAAGAGCATGGAACTGAAGCATTTGAGAATCTGCTTAGCAAG GCTGGTAAATCTAGGAAAAGTGGCAGGCATGCAAATTGA
- the LOC100809691 gene encoding microtubule-associated protein RP/EB family member 1B produces the protein MATSIGIMDSAYFVGRNEILSWINNRLQLNLSRIEEAASGAVQCQMMDMTYPGVVPMHKVNFDAKTEYDMIQNYKVLQDVFNKLKIEKHIEVGRLVKGRPLDNLEFLQWLKRYCDSVNGGIMNENYNPVERRVKGGKDRNVKGLKSSKSLQTNTMNHSGSGDSLRSKQLRSSGGADGVNSSAEIQALSKQVSDLKLSVDHLEKERDFYFAKLRDIEILCQASELENDPMSLAIKKILYAADAKGSALDEAQEYLNEVINGNEDEAEAEAEAEVETEA, from the exons ATGGCGACGAGTATAGGGATTATGGATAGCGCTTACTTTGTCGGCAGAAACGAAATTCTCAGTTGGATCAACAATCGCCTTCAACTTAACCTCTCTCGCATTGAGGAG GCTGCATCTGGTGCTGTACAATGCCAGATGATGGACATGACATATCCAGGGGTTGTTCCAATGCACAAG GTGAATTTTGATGCAAAGACCGAGTATGATATGATCCAGAACTACAAAGTTCTACAGGATGTGTTCAACAAGCTGAAAATTGAAAAG CATATCGAAGTTGGCAGGCTTGTTAAAGGCCGACCCTTGGACAACCTGGAGTTCCTACAATGGCTGAAACGCTACTGTGATTCTGTAAATGGTGGCATTATGAACGA gaactaCAATCCTGTGGAGCGTAGGGTTAAGGGTGGAAAGGACCGGAATGTTAAGGGTCTAAAGAGCTCAAAATCACTGCAAACAAATACTATGAATCATTCTGGTTCAGGCGACTCACTGA GGTCCAAGCAATTGAGGTCAAGTGGAGGAGCTGACGGGGTTAATTCTTCAGCAGAGATACAAGCTTTGTCCAAGCAG GTTTCTGATCTTAAACTCTCAGTGGATCActtggaaaaagaaagagacttTTACTTTGCAAAACTAAGGGATATAGAAATTCTCTGTCAGGCTTCAGAACTAGAGAACGATCCT aTGTCTCTAGCAATTAAGAAGATTTTGTATGCTGCTGATGCAAAAGGATCAGCACTAGATGAAGCTCAGGAGTACCTTAATGAAGTCATCAATGGCAATGAAGATGAAGCTGAAGCTGAAGCAGAAGCTGAAGTAGAAACTGAAGCCTGA